Proteins from a single region of Acidovorax sp. NCPPB 3576:
- a CDS encoding MetQ/NlpA family ABC transporter substrate-binding protein, translated as MPLHRLFLAPLFALSVLGALPAHAADKLRIGVLPGVYADAIAAAAKDAKAQGIDVTVTEFTDWTTPNVAVDSGDLDINFFQHQPFLDNAIQKNGFKLASAGTSFLANIGLYSLKHKTINEVPVGGKVGLANDPVNQGRGLLLLQKAGLIQLKPGVGFVGTVDDIVQNPRKLKFVEVEGPQLVRITGDVDIAQGYPHFIVASKAFDPSSGLAYSGVEDARFAIQFVTKASRTQDPVIQKFVKVFQNSDAVKAAIDRAFAGDKRLYVLTWTQQ; from the coding sequence ATGCCACTCCATCGCCTCTTTCTCGCCCCCCTCTTCGCCCTCTCCGTGCTGGGCGCCCTGCCCGCCCATGCGGCGGACAAGCTGCGCATCGGCGTGCTGCCGGGCGTCTATGCCGACGCCATCGCGGCCGCGGCCAAGGATGCCAAGGCGCAGGGCATCGACGTCACGGTGACCGAGTTCACCGACTGGACCACGCCCAACGTGGCGGTGGACTCGGGCGACCTGGACATCAACTTCTTCCAGCACCAGCCTTTCCTCGATAACGCGATCCAGAAGAACGGCTTCAAGCTGGCCAGCGCGGGCACGAGCTTCCTGGCCAACATCGGCCTGTATTCGCTCAAGCACAAGACCATCAACGAGGTGCCGGTGGGCGGCAAGGTCGGCCTGGCCAACGACCCGGTGAACCAGGGCCGCGGCCTGCTGCTGCTACAAAAGGCGGGGCTCATCCAGCTCAAGCCCGGCGTGGGCTTCGTCGGCACGGTGGACGACATCGTGCAGAACCCCAGGAAGCTGAAGTTCGTCGAGGTGGAAGGCCCGCAGCTGGTGCGCATCACCGGCGATGTGGACATCGCCCAGGGCTATCCGCACTTCATCGTGGCATCGAAGGCGTTCGATCCGTCCAGCGGCCTCGCGTACTCGGGCGTGGAAGACGCGCGCTTCGCCATCCAGTTCGTCACCAAAGCCAGCCGCACGCAGGACCCGGTGATCCAGAAGTTCGTGAAGGTGTTCCAGAACTCCGACGCGGTGAAGGCCGCCATCGACCGCGCCTTCGCGGGCGACAAGCGCCTGTACGTGCTGACCTGGACGCAGCAATGA